The following proteins are co-located in the Spea bombifrons isolate aSpeBom1 chromosome 3, aSpeBom1.2.pri, whole genome shotgun sequence genome:
- the OST4 gene encoding dolichyl-diphosphooligosaccharide--protein glycosyltransferase subunit 4, with amino-acid sequence MITDVQLAIFANMLGVSLFLLVVLYHYVAVNNPKKQE; translated from the coding sequence ATGATCACCGACGTGCAGCTCGCCATTTTCGCCAACATGCTCGGCGTGTCCTTGTTCCTCCTGGTGGTTTTGTACCATTACGTGGCCGTTAATAACCCCAAGAAGCAGGAGTGA
- the LOC128484224 gene encoding cytosolic carboxypeptidase-like protein 5 gives MSLQASFHRIGTPRTRLCCPLVSLETRAQEKRRQHHQSLLRAAVHSPTRSHHRCGVQNLQPSPSVAASTHQRPSRSGPVTLSMTGSGLSRSSPASKSSSELKNVRQGGPKAPQVTAERGMALLQNLQKRGNGRVEPGFSRSLENLGLRPSRIPVRRSSVLHPQSLLRIPKERESPLLRVWKYSADPIVKQRELADLAAVASSLTVRSVPMLRSKAEEALFICEPTKEINDQSFALVSPEAARLSPYQSVLSVCSEAE, from the exons ATGTCTCTCCAGGCTTCGTTTCATAGGATAGGAACCCCGCGCACGCGCTTATGTTGCCCGTTGGTTTCCCTAGAAACGCGAGCTCAGGAGAAGAGGCGTCAGCATCACCAGTCGTTACTTCGTGCTGCGGTCCACAGCCCGACCAGAAGCCATCACCGGTGCGGCGTCCAGAACCTCCAGCCCTCCCCGTCCGTGGCGGCGTCGACTCACCAGAGGCCGTCGCGTTCCGGGCCCGTCACCCTCAGCATGACAG GAAGTGGCCTCAGCAGGTCGTCCCCGGCTAGCAAGTCGTCTTCAGAACTCAAGAATGTTCGCCAAGGAGGCCCGAAAGCGCCGCAGGTGACAGCGGAGCGCGGAATGGCTCTGTTACAG AACTTACAGAAAAGGGGAAACGGCCGCGTCGAACCAGGCTTTTCCAG GTCTTTGGAAAACCTCGGTCTCCGGCCCAGCAGGATCCCGGTACGCAGGAGCAGCGTCCTCCACCCCCAGAGCCTTCTGCGTATCCCAAAGGAACGAGAGTCCCCCCTCCTCCGAGTGTGGAAATACAGCGCGGACCCCATCGTAAAGCAGCGCGAGCTCGCAG attTGGCCGCGGTTGCCTCCAGCCTGACAGTGCGCTCCGTGCCGATGCTCAGGTCCAAGGCTGAAGAGGCGCTGTTTATCTGTGAGCCGACCAAAGAGATTAACGACCAG AGTTTCGCGTTGGTCTCGCCAGAAGCCGCTCGGCTCTCTCCGTATCAGAGTGTCCTCTCCGTCTGCTCCGAGGCTGAGTGA